Proteins from a genomic interval of Corythoichthys intestinalis isolate RoL2023-P3 chromosome 3, ASM3026506v1, whole genome shotgun sequence:
- the ptgesl gene encoding prostaglandin E synthase 2: MHCGTLRKPNMAAACARSLVKVGCAIMESTALRRPGNGARLPGNADSQVSRRFYYGGGTGSRAGLLWSVRAGGSRALGCAFLFGAGVGLYHTVKFYWAKQQHLAQEQTQAPTKGGPSPSAFPSLTLYQYQTCPFCSKVRAFLDYHGLDYQVVEVNPVMRGEIKWSTYRKVPILMVDENMQLNDSSVIISSLKTYLVSKGSSLSDILRCYPEMKSVNERGKEVTEYNNKYWLMLSEGDTAAVYPDKGMQKEEMKWRQWADDWLVHLISPNVYRSTGEALASFDYIVREGKFGTLEGFFAKYVGAAAMFIIAKRLKSRHNLQDDVRQDLYKAVNDWVAAIGKKRKFMGGERPNLADLAVFGVLRVMEGLEAFDDMMANTKVKSWYRRMEMATRNHQGRSQLSR; encoded by the exons ATGCATTGTGGGACTTTACGTAaacccaacatggcggccgcctGCGCCAGATCGTTGGTAAAGGTCGGTTGCGCGATTATGGAGAGTACGGCACTACGGCGACCCGGCAACGGCGCTCGCCTGCCTGGGAACGCCGACTCCCAAGTGTCCCGGAGGTTCTACTACGGAGGCGGGACGGGATCCCGCGCCGGATTACTGTGGTCTGTGCGGGCAGGAGGAAGCCGAGCACTGGGCTGCGCCTTCCTGTTCGGCGCTGGTGTGGGGCTCTACCACACCGTTAAATTCTACTGGGCTAAGCAGCAACACTTGGCACAGGAGCAAACTCAG GCGCCCACTAAGGGAGGTCCTTCGCCGTCAGCATTCCCATCCCTGACCCTGTACCAGTATCAAACATGCCCGTTCTGCAGCAAAGTCCGAGCCTTTCTAGACTACCATGGCCTGGACTACCAAGTGGTGGAGGTGAACCCAGTCATGCGAGGCGAGATCAAATGGTCAACTTATAGAAAGGTTCCTATCTTAATGGTGGATGAGAACATG caACTAAACGACTCCTCTGTCATCATAAGTTCACTGAAAACCTACTTAGTCAGCAA GGGTTCCAGTTTGTCTGACATTTTGCGCTGCTACCCTGAGATGAAGTCTGTCAACGAAAGGGGCAAGGAGGTGACGGAATACAACAACAAGTATTGGCTCATGCTCAGTGAGGGTGACACGGCCGCGGTCTACCCCGACAAAGGCATgcagaa GGAGGAGATGAAGTGGCGACAGTGGGCGGATGACTGGCTCGTGCATCTCATCTCGCCTAACGTGTACCGCAGCACCGGAGAGGCCTTGGCGTCCTTCGATTACATTGTGCGCGAGGGCAAGTTCGGCACCCTGGAGGGCTTCTTCGCCAAGTACGTCGGCGCCGCTGCCATGTTTATCATCGCCAAGCGTCTCAAAAGCAG gcacAATCTTCAGGACGACGTGCGTCAGGACCTGTACAAGGCCGTCAATGACTGGGTGGCGGCCATTGGCAAGAAGCGCAAGTTCATGGGCGGAGAGCGGCCCAACTTGGCAGACCTG GCGGTGTTTGGCGTCCTGCGTGTGATGGAGGGCCTGGAGGCCTTCGATGACATGATGGCCAACACCAAAGTAAAGTCGTGGTACCGCCGCATGGAGATGGCCACGCGCAACCATCAGGGACGCTCACAGTTGTCACGGTAA